The genomic region CTTCATGATCTGGCCTGGGATTTGTCGCGGGGGTCCAGAAAAGAGAGGTCATAAGGGGGCGGTCGTCCGACCTGTCTGGCCAGTTCGTTGACCTCTTTCTTCAGTTCGATCATCTGCATTTCACGCCCCACGCTCAACCGATGGAAGCGCTCAAGCTCTGCGGCGCGTTGTTGGATGGCTTCCTCCGCCCTTTTGCGTTCAGTGATGTCGCGAACAAAGGCGCTGAAAAACCATTCGCCATTGCGCTCCACAGGGGCGATCGCCAGTTCGACCGGAAACTCCCGCCCGTCTCGATGGAGCGCCACGATTTCAATACGCTTGTTCAACATCGGGCTGGGGCTGCCGGCAAGGAACTGCTTCAAGCCGCGCCTATGCTGCTCACGGTACCGCGGCGGGATGATCGTTTCAGACAGAAGACGCCCGGTGATCTCCTCGCTTGACCACCCGAAGGTCGTTTCGGCCTGGGCGTTCCAGTTGGTGATGTGTTCCTCCGCGTCCATGGTGATCACCGAGTCGAGCGCCGTGTCGATGATCAGGCGCATGCGTTCTTCTCCTTCACGCAACGCCTGCACGACCAATTTGTGTTCGGTCACATCCACCGCCACGCCCAAAACGGCCGGCTCCCCCGTGCCGGGTGCGGCGAAGGGAATTTTCATGGTCTGGAGAATGCGTGTCCTCCCGGTGGAGTCCGTCAACCGCTCCTCGGGAATCAACTTCGGCCGACCGCTGGCAATCACTTCCCGGTCGTCTCTCATGAACGCCTCGGCCTGAATCCGGTCGGTCAACAGATCCAGGTCGCTGCGGCCGACCATTTGCTCGGGCGTCAATCCGTTGGCTTCAGCGCAGGCGCGGTTGACGAACAGGTGGCGGCTGTTTGAGTCCTTGGCGAAAATGAAATGCGGCACAAGGTCAATGACCAACCGCAGCAGATGCTCGTTCTCCCGCAGTGATTCTTCGACCCGGCGGCGCTCGCGGCGCACTTCCGCCTCCCGTAATTCGCGTTGCACCGCGGGCACCAGACGCGTCGGTCTGTCCTTGAGCAAATAGTCGTGTGCTCCTCGCCTCATCGCCTCGACAGCGGTCTCCTCGCCGACCGTCCCGGAAACGAGAATGAACGGGACATCCGGTTGCCGATCCCTGACGAGGCCCAGCGCGGTCTGCCCGTCGAATCCCGGAAGGGTGTAATCGCTGAGGATGAGGTCCCACTCCTGTTTATCAAGCGAAGCGCCCAGGCTGGCGGCAGAATCTACGCGCTCGTAGGTCACATCATAACCGCCGCGCCGCAATTCCTGGATCATCAACAATGCGTCGTCTTCTGAATCTTCGACAATCAATACCTTAAGTGGCGAAGACATTTGCGCTCGCTGCGTTTGGCGGCTGGTCCGTTCTCCGTCGCTGCGGTGCTCCTCTTACCCATGGGGTGTCGAACGTCTCGTGGCACCAGCTCACGTCATTCTTATAGCAGATCGTTTGGGCAGCGCCCAGTAAAAATCCGATTCCGTTAAAACTTGCCGGAGGAACGCGGTGGCTGAAGTGTCGAACGTCCACGGGCTTCGCGACGATG from Candidatus Angelobacter sp. harbors:
- a CDS encoding PAS domain S-box protein, encoding MSSPLKVLIVEDSEDDALLMIQELRRGGYDVTYERVDSAASLGASLDKQEWDLILSDYTLPGFDGQTALGLVRDRQPDVPFILVSGTVGEETAVEAMRRGAHDYLLKDRPTRLVPAVQRELREAEVRRERRRVEESLRENEHLLRLVIDLVPHFIFAKDSNSRHLFVNRACAEANGLTPEQMVGRSDLDLLTDRIQAEAFMRDDREVIASGRPKLIPEERLTDSTGRTRILQTMKIPFAAPGTGEPAVLGVAVDVTEHKLVVQALREGEERMRLIIDTALDSVITMDAEEHITNWNAQAETTFGWSSEEITGRLLSETIIPPRYREQHRRGLKQFLAGSPSPMLNKRIEIVALHRDGREFPVELAIAPVERNGEWFFSAFVRDITERKRAEEAIQQRAAELERFHRLSVGREMQMIELKKEVNELARQVGRPPPYDLSFLDPRDKSQARS